ATCAGGATTGGCAGCAGTTTTTCGGCGGCGAAGCATTTGCCGCCGCCAAAGCCGCCGGCGCCAACCCCGTACAGCTCTTGTGGGCTTCCACCGGCGTGAAAAACCCCGCCTATCCCGACACGCTTTATGTTGACAGCCTGATCGGACCCGACACCGTCAACACCGTGCCCGATGCTACGCTGAAAGCCTTTATCGGCCACGGCACCGCGGCAACCACGCTCACCGAAGGCCAAACCGAAGCGCTTGCCGTTTTGGCCGAAACCGAAAAACTCGGCATCGATCTCGAAGCCCTCGCCCTGCGCTTGCAGGAAGACGGCCTGAAACAGTTTGAAGACGCATTTGCCAAACTGCTCGAGCCTTTGGCTTAACGGAAGTGTTCCAAGTATGACGCGGATATTCCGTTCGGCAGAAAGCACGGGTTTTGCCGAGATAATATAGGCCGGTTTGCACCGAGGCCGTCTGAAAAAAGTTTTTCAGACGGCCTCAATCTGTCAAACCGCAAGAAGGGCAATGCTGCGCCCGAACAAGTTTTCCCGCCGCATATTCCGCAAGCCGCCGAATCGGCTTACAATACCGCCCGTTTGACACACACCGCACAGAACAACCCCTATGAAAATCTGGTTCGGTCGGCGCATCAGCCCCGACTTTCCCCACGGCAGCGCCGTTACCATCGGCAACTTCGACGGCGTCCACCTCGGCCACCGCCATATTCTGCAACGGCTCAAGCAAGAAGCCCGCAGCCGCGGCCTGCCTGTGGTGGTAGTGGTTTTCGAGCCGCAGCCGCAAGAATTTTTCGCCCGCAAAAGCGGCCGCGGGCTGCCTTACCGTATTTCGCCCCTGCGCAGCAAACTGCAACTTTTAAGGGAAACCGGCTGTGTTGATGCGGTGTGGGTGCTGCGCTTCAACCAAGCCTTTGCCGATATGGGTGCGCAAACCTTTATCGACAGCCTCTTGCGCGAAACCCTCAACACCAAATACCTGCTGATCGGCGACGATTTCCGTTTCGGCGCCGGCCGCGAAGGCAGCTTCGAGCTGCTGCAAAACCAACCCGGCATGGTAACTGAGCGCACGCCCTCGGTGCTGGTGGAAAACATCCGCGCCAGCAGCACTGCCGTGCGCAAAGCCCTTTCAGACGGCCAATTGGAACACGCCTGCAAACTGCTCGGCCACGACTACACGCTCAGCGGCCATGTCAAGCACGGCACCAAGCTCGGCCGCACCATAGGCTGCCCCACCGCCAACGTGCAGCTTCCGCAGCACCACTACCCCTTGGGCGGCGTGTTTGTGGTGGAGGCCGAAGGCAGCTTCGGCAAACGGCGGGGAGTGGCCAGTTTCGGTTTCAACCCCAGCGTATCGAAGTCGCGCCGCCAAAAGCTGGAAGTGCATCTTTTTGATTTTCAAGGAAACCTTTACGGCCAACGTTTGACCGTGCGCTTTCTGCACAAACTGCGCGACGAAAAAAAATTCGACAATATCGAAGATTTGAAACACCAGATTTGGGCAGATATGGATGCGGCGAAAAACTGGGTGAAGGCTTAGGGCGTGCAGTCACAATATTTTCAACCACATCGCAATAATCCGGATTTTTATTGCCGCCGCAAATGAAGTCCAATCTCTTCGCATAACGTGTGGCAATACCCCGCTAACGTTTAAAATCCAAAAAGCAGTTTTCTACCAAGTTATGCAGTATCCAGAAAACGGCATTGATTAATCACCTGTTATCTATTGCCTAACCGCATCGGCTGCTTTTTCGCCCTAGCAGATGGGTTTCAATAAGGCTACATTGATGGTCAGTAAGGTTGTAATTGGGACTACTCTATTTAAGGCGGGGCAACGCCGTATCGTTTTTATTTTGTTTTGCTATACAATAGGGTTTTTCCCGCTTCCCCCGTTTCATGCCTGCCAAAATCCAAACCCGCCCGTTCAACCAAACCGTTTGCCAAAGCCTGATCGAAGCCGGCGCCGACCCTTTGCTGGCGCGCCTGTGCGCCGCACGCGATGTGGCCTCCCCTGCCGAACTCGAAGACAAACTGGCCGCGCTGCTGCCCTATCAGGGGCTGAAAAACTGCACGGCGGCGGCGGTGCGGCTGGCCGACGCGGTGCAGCGTCGCGAAAAAATCCTGATTGTGGCCGATTATGATGCCGACGGCGCCACCGCCTGTGCCGTCGGCATGAAAGGCTTGGCCGCAATGGGCGCGGCGGTGGATTTTCTCGTGCCCAACCGTTTCGAACACGGCTACGGCCTCACGCCCGAGCTGGCCGAAATCGCCGCCGCCCGAGGCACAGATTTGCTGGTTACGGTGGATAACGGCATCGCCAGCCTCGCCGGCGTGGCGCGTGCGCAGGAATTGGGCATCGACGTTTTGATTACCGACCACCACCTGCCCGCCGAGCGCGTGCCAAACTGCATCATCGTCAACCCCAATCAGGCGGGCTGCACGTTTGCCAGCAAAAGCTTGGCGGGCGTGGGGGTAATTTTTTACGTTTTAATGGCTTTGCGTGCCGAATTGCGCGGGCGCGGCCATTTCAGGCCGTCTGAACACGCCAATCCGGTTTCAGACGGCCTGCCCGAACCCAATTTGGGCGAACTGCTCGATTTGGTGGCGCTGGGTACGGTGGCCGACGTGGTGCCGCTCGACCACAACAACCGCATTCTCGTGTCGCAGGGTTTGAAGCGTATGCGTTCGGGCAAAATGCGCCCCGGCATCCGCGCCCTCTTTGACGTGGCGCGGCGCGACTGGCGCAAAGCGCAGCCTTTCGACATGGGCTTTGCGCTGGGGCCGCGCATCAATGCCGCCGGCAGGCTCGACGATATGTCGGTGGGCATCGCCTGCCTGCTGGCCGACAGCGACGC
The sequence above is a segment of the Neisseria dentiae genome. Coding sequences within it:
- the ribF gene encoding bifunctional riboflavin kinase/FAD synthetase, with amino-acid sequence MKIWFGRRISPDFPHGSAVTIGNFDGVHLGHRHILQRLKQEARSRGLPVVVVVFEPQPQEFFARKSGRGLPYRISPLRSKLQLLRETGCVDAVWVLRFNQAFADMGAQTFIDSLLRETLNTKYLLIGDDFRFGAGREGSFELLQNQPGMVTERTPSVLVENIRASSTAVRKALSDGQLEHACKLLGHDYTLSGHVKHGTKLGRTIGCPTANVQLPQHHYPLGGVFVVEAEGSFGKRRGVASFGFNPSVSKSRRQKLEVHLFDFQGNLYGQRLTVRFLHKLRDEKKFDNIEDLKHQIWADMDAAKNWVKA
- the recJ gene encoding single-stranded-DNA-specific exonuclease RecJ, with the translated sequence MPAKIQTRPFNQTVCQSLIEAGADPLLARLCAARDVASPAELEDKLAALLPYQGLKNCTAAAVRLADAVQRREKILIVADYDADGATACAVGMKGLAAMGAAVDFLVPNRFEHGYGLTPELAEIAAARGTDLLVTVDNGIASLAGVARAQELGIDVLITDHHLPAERVPNCIIVNPNQAGCTFASKSLAGVGVIFYVLMALRAELRGRGHFRPSEHANPVSDGLPEPNLGELLDLVALGTVADVVPLDHNNRILVSQGLKRMRSGKMRPGIRALFDVARRDWRKAQPFDMGFALGPRINAAGRLDDMSVGIACLLADSDAEAQTLAAHLNDLNIERREIEQSMLQDALNAFPESLPANQTTLVAYRGDFHQGVIGIVASRLKDRFYRPTIVFAPADNGEVRGSGRSIPNLHLRDALDLVSKRHPDLILKFGGHAMAAGLSIREHNLAAFQTAFENVVRELVCEDDLSQTYITDGSLPAAELTLAQAQNLARQVWGQGFAPPSFTDEFAVVRQQPMGVNHKKVWLQKDGLEFEAMFWRCTEEIPARVRTVYRPVANEWRNNIELQLYIDYWEAA